Proteins encoded within one genomic window of Amorphoplanes friuliensis DSM 7358:
- a CDS encoding amylo-alpha-1,6-glucosidase — translation MNRLQPLLHDLVATVAAPTSALAGPDGQVRTAGVQGVFHADARVLSEAVLRLDDRETEPIGHADAGAGTTHFVSLARWLGDPGPDPTVRVQRTRIITPGLLEERITIASGAAGQVSTTVTVDLAVDLAPIEVVKSGSRGTPIAAHRSADGTLTWERDGITVTVTAPEAETDNHGRLTWAVTLGPGADQTLTFSVRVNDPSAVVHAPATARTWSPAEVRSGDQRLGRLVARSLDDLHALRLADGDDVYLGAGVPWFLTLFGRDSIWAARMLLPLGTDVAAGTLRVLARRQGTRTDPNSGEAPGKILHELRRQEFVLESSGLHLPAAYYGTIDATPLWISLLHDAWRWGLPEAGAGELLPHLQAALSWLDGPADPDGDGFLEYLDTTGRGLANQGWKDSGDAVRFHDGRLAEPPIALAEVQGYAYRAALDGAALLDAFGQPGADRRRDYAGTLAERFRAKFWVDGGYPALALDRNKRPVDSLTSNIGHLLGTGLLTEAEERAVATALGGDTMSGGYGLRTMSAGDAGFTPLSYHCGSVWTHDTAIVAAGLARAGFAAEATTLIDGLLTAGEAFGYRLPELHAGDARSALSRPMPYPAACRPQAWSAAAAVLMLQATLGLQPDVPNGRVRLDPLAGAPFGPITATGLRIAGHAVDVTVDAAGAATISGLPAGLTLG, via the coding sequence ATGAACCGTCTTCAGCCGCTGCTGCACGACCTCGTCGCGACCGTTGCCGCGCCCACGTCGGCGCTGGCCGGACCCGACGGCCAGGTCCGCACGGCCGGGGTCCAGGGTGTCTTCCACGCCGACGCGCGGGTGCTCTCCGAGGCGGTGCTGCGTCTGGACGACCGCGAGACCGAGCCGATCGGTCACGCGGACGCCGGCGCCGGGACCACCCACTTCGTCTCGCTCGCCCGCTGGCTCGGTGATCCCGGCCCCGACCCGACCGTGCGGGTCCAGCGGACGCGGATCATCACGCCCGGTCTGCTCGAGGAGCGGATCACGATCGCCTCCGGGGCCGCGGGGCAGGTCAGCACCACGGTCACCGTCGATCTTGCCGTCGACCTCGCCCCCATCGAGGTCGTCAAGTCGGGCAGCCGGGGCACGCCGATCGCCGCCCATCGCTCCGCGGACGGCACCCTGACCTGGGAACGCGACGGGATCACGGTCACGGTCACCGCCCCGGAGGCCGAGACCGACAACCACGGGCGGCTGACCTGGGCGGTCACCCTCGGCCCGGGCGCCGATCAGACCCTGACCTTCTCGGTACGCGTGAACGACCCGTCCGCGGTGGTGCACGCCCCGGCCACCGCCCGCACCTGGAGTCCCGCCGAGGTGCGGTCCGGTGACCAGCGGCTGGGGCGGCTGGTCGCCCGCTCGCTGGACGACCTGCACGCCCTGCGGCTGGCCGACGGCGACGACGTCTACCTCGGAGCCGGGGTCCCGTGGTTCCTGACGCTGTTCGGCCGCGACAGCATCTGGGCGGCCCGCATGCTGCTGCCGCTCGGCACGGACGTGGCCGCCGGCACGCTGCGGGTCCTCGCCCGCCGCCAGGGCACGAGGACGGATCCGAACTCCGGCGAGGCTCCCGGCAAGATCCTGCACGAGCTGCGCCGCCAGGAGTTCGTTCTCGAGAGCAGCGGGCTGCACCTGCCCGCGGCCTACTACGGCACGATCGACGCCACGCCGCTGTGGATCAGCCTGCTGCACGACGCCTGGCGCTGGGGTCTGCCCGAGGCCGGGGCCGGTGAGCTGCTGCCGCACCTGCAGGCCGCCCTGAGCTGGCTGGACGGCCCCGCCGACCCGGACGGTGACGGCTTCCTCGAATATCTCGACACCACCGGGCGCGGCCTGGCCAACCAGGGCTGGAAGGATTCCGGCGACGCGGTCCGGTTCCACGACGGCCGCCTCGCCGAGCCACCGATCGCCCTCGCCGAGGTCCAGGGGTACGCCTACCGTGCGGCCCTGGACGGCGCCGCCCTGCTCGACGCGTTCGGTCAGCCGGGCGCCGACAGGCGGCGGGACTACGCCGGCACGCTGGCCGAGCGGTTCCGCGCGAAGTTCTGGGTCGACGGCGGCTACCCCGCGCTGGCCCTGGACCGCAACAAGCGCCCGGTCGATTCCCTGACCAGCAACATCGGTCACCTGCTCGGCACCGGCCTGCTGACCGAGGCCGAGGAGCGAGCCGTCGCCACCGCGCTCGGCGGCGACACCATGTCCGGTGGCTACGGGCTCCGCACGATGTCCGCCGGTGACGCCGGGTTCACGCCGCTGTCCTACCACTGCGGATCGGTGTGGACGCACGACACCGCGATCGTCGCCGCCGGACTGGCCCGCGCCGGGTTCGCCGCGGAAGCGACCACGCTGATCGACGGCCTGCTCACGGCCGGGGAGGCGTTCGGATATCGGCTGCCCGAGCTGCACGCCGGCGACGCCCGGTCCGCGCTGAGCCGGCCTATGCCCTACCCCGCGGCGTGCCGCCCGCAGGCCTGGTCGGCGGCGGCCGCCGTGCTGATGCTGCAGGCCACGCTCGGTCTGCAGCCCGACGTCCCGAACGGCCGGGTCCGGCTCGATCCGCTGGCCGGCGCGCCGTTCGGGCCGATCACGGCGACCGGACTGCGGATCGCCGGCCACGCCGTCGACGTCACCGTGGACGCGGCCGGGGCGGCAACGATCAGCGGGCTGCCGGCCGGGCTGACACTCGGCTGA
- the dapB gene encoding 4-hydroxy-tetrahydrodipicolinate reductase, with the protein MGLEVCKAVDAADDLELVARVDQGDPLASVADAGARVLVDFTTPDVVMDNLRWAIGQGISVVVGTSGFSEERLAQVRTWLSEKPEAGVLIAPNFGIGAVLMMQFAAKAARYFESVEIIEQHHPRKLDAPSGTATHTAKVIAAARAEAGLGAMPDATKEEFDHARGADINGVRVHAVRASGLVAHQEVLFGTTGETLTIRHDSLDRASFMPGVLLAVRALVSRPGLTIGLDPLLG; encoded by the coding sequence ATGGGCCTCGAGGTGTGCAAGGCGGTCGACGCCGCGGATGATCTCGAGCTGGTGGCCAGGGTCGACCAGGGTGACCCGCTGGCCTCCGTCGCGGACGCGGGCGCGCGGGTGCTGGTCGATTTCACCACCCCTGACGTCGTCATGGACAACCTGCGGTGGGCCATCGGCCAGGGCATCAGCGTGGTCGTGGGCACCAGCGGCTTCTCCGAGGAGCGTCTCGCCCAGGTGCGCACGTGGCTGTCGGAGAAGCCGGAGGCCGGTGTCCTCATCGCGCCCAACTTCGGCATCGGCGCGGTGCTGATGATGCAGTTCGCGGCCAAGGCGGCCCGCTACTTCGAGTCCGTCGAGATCATCGAGCAGCACCACCCGCGCAAGCTGGACGCCCCGAGCGGCACGGCGACCCACACCGCGAAGGTGATCGCCGCGGCCCGGGCCGAGGCCGGCCTCGGTGCGATGCCCGACGCGACCAAGGAAGAGTTCGATCACGCCCGCGGCGCGGACATCAACGGCGTCCGGGTCCATGCCGTCCGCGCGTCCGGCCTGGTCGCCCATCAGGAGGTCCTTTTCGGTACGACCGGAGAGACGCTCACCATTCGTCACGACAGCCTCGACCGGGCTTCCTTCATGCCGGGTGTGCTGCTGGCCGTGCGCGCGCTGGTGTCCCGCCCGGGTCTGACCATCGGCCTCGACCCGCTGCTCGGCTGA
- a CDS encoding phosphatase PAP2 family protein, whose product MLIWAVLFAVGTYFIGVPTSDPLIAFGWLWLATIAWRSDQPWRSHLLFLRDWLPISLLLVVYNISRGYADDLFAPHVHELIDADEAMFGWFTGGEVPTVWLQQHLYQPNVVQWWEVAVSLVYVSHFLAVPTVGVILWLRWREQWGRFMRRWFTLSVAGLITYFLYPAAPPWWASLYGQLPEHVERISTNGWNAVGLHSAGNTLNALQVEASNPVAAMPSLHTAYALMAVAFFLPMVAKRWWPLLLAYPLAMTFTLVYSGEHYVIDVLVGWAYVGGVFLVVGFAERWWRSRRAVEPADPVR is encoded by the coding sequence ATGCTGATCTGGGCGGTGTTGTTCGCGGTCGGCACGTACTTCATCGGCGTGCCGACCAGCGACCCGCTGATCGCCTTCGGCTGGCTGTGGCTGGCCACGATCGCGTGGCGCAGCGACCAGCCGTGGCGCAGTCACCTGCTGTTCCTGCGGGACTGGCTGCCGATCTCGCTGCTGCTGGTGGTCTACAACATCTCCCGCGGTTATGCCGACGACCTGTTCGCGCCGCACGTCCACGAGCTGATCGACGCCGACGAGGCGATGTTCGGCTGGTTCACCGGTGGTGAGGTGCCGACGGTCTGGCTGCAGCAGCACCTCTACCAGCCGAACGTCGTGCAGTGGTGGGAGGTGGCCGTCTCCCTGGTCTACGTCTCGCACTTCCTCGCGGTGCCGACCGTCGGTGTGATCCTGTGGCTGCGGTGGCGGGAGCAGTGGGGCCGGTTCATGCGGCGCTGGTTCACGCTCAGCGTGGCCGGTCTGATCACCTACTTCCTCTATCCGGCCGCGCCGCCGTGGTGGGCCTCGCTCTACGGCCAGTTGCCCGAGCACGTCGAGCGCATCTCGACCAACGGCTGGAACGCAGTGGGGCTGCACAGCGCCGGCAACACCCTCAACGCCCTGCAGGTCGAGGCCTCCAATCCGGTCGCGGCCATGCCGTCCCTGCACACCGCGTACGCGCTGATGGCCGTCGCGTTCTTCCTGCCGATGGTCGCGAAGCGCTGGTGGCCGCTGCTGCTGGCCTATCCGCTGGCGATGACGTTCACGCTGGTCTACTCGGGTGAGCACTACGTGATCGACGTGCTGGTCGGGTGGGCGTACGTGGGCGGGGTCTTCCTGGTGGTGGGCTTCGCCGAGCGCTGGTGGCGGTCGAGGCGTGCGGTCGAGCCCGCCGATCCGGTGCGTTAG
- a CDS encoding M16 family metallopeptidase, whose amino-acid sequence MTESSRGPAERPARVSTRTLQDGVKKTVLPSGLRIITEAIPTTRSAALGVWVAVGSRDETPAMSGASHFLEHLLFKGTEKRTALEISAEIEAVGGETNAFTTKEYTCYYARVLDADLPLAVDVLCDAVSRSILDPADVETERGVILEEIAMHDDEPGDEVHDVFTQAIFGADTPLGRLISGTEETISPMTRVTINRFYRSRYKAPQVVITAAGNLDHTRVVKLVRAALAGSPFDEGQASPAAKRASSGGPRPRKPTTLVRHRDTEQAHIVLGCAGIDRADERRFALGVLNNVLGGGMSSRLFQEIREKRGLAYSVYSYGSQYADAGLFAVYAGCAPGKAEEVLALIRAELAVVAAEGITPDELARGKGMVKGSYVLGLEDTGSRMSRLAKSELLHGDLLGVDELLAEVDAVTLDEVNVLAAELLSKPMSLAVVGPFDENAFSTPV is encoded by the coding sequence ATGACAGAGAGTTCCCGCGGGCCGGCCGAAAGGCCGGCCCGCGTTTCCACCCGGACCCTGCAAGACGGTGTGAAAAAGACCGTCCTGCCGTCCGGGCTGCGCATCATCACCGAGGCGATCCCGACGACCCGCAGCGCCGCTCTCGGCGTGTGGGTCGCGGTCGGCTCCCGTGACGAGACCCCGGCGATGTCGGGTGCCTCGCACTTCCTCGAGCACCTGCTCTTCAAGGGCACCGAGAAGCGCACGGCCCTGGAGATCTCCGCGGAGATCGAGGCCGTCGGCGGCGAGACCAACGCCTTCACCACGAAGGAGTACACCTGCTATTACGCGCGGGTGCTCGACGCCGATCTGCCGCTGGCCGTGGACGTGCTCTGTGACGCCGTGTCGCGGTCGATCCTCGACCCGGCCGACGTCGAGACCGAGCGTGGTGTGATCCTCGAGGAGATCGCCATGCACGACGACGAGCCCGGCGACGAGGTGCACGACGTCTTCACGCAGGCCATCTTCGGGGCGGACACCCCGCTGGGCCGGCTGATCTCGGGCACCGAGGAGACCATCTCCCCGATGACCCGGGTCACGATCAACCGCTTCTACCGCTCCCGGTACAAGGCGCCGCAGGTGGTCATCACGGCCGCCGGCAACCTCGACCACACCAGGGTCGTCAAGCTGGTCCGGGCCGCGCTGGCCGGGAGCCCGTTCGACGAGGGCCAGGCGTCACCGGCGGCCAAGCGTGCCTCCAGCGGCGGTCCCCGCCCGCGCAAGCCCACCACCCTGGTACGCCACCGCGACACCGAGCAGGCGCACATCGTGCTCGGCTGCGCGGGCATCGACCGGGCCGACGAGCGACGTTTTGCCCTGGGCGTGCTCAACAACGTCCTCGGTGGCGGCATGTCGAGCCGGCTCTTCCAGGAGATCCGGGAGAAGCGCGGTCTCGCCTACTCGGTCTACTCGTACGGCAGCCAGTACGCCGACGCCGGCCTCTTTGCGGTCTACGCGGGCTGTGCGCCGGGCAAGGCCGAAGAGGTTCTCGCTCTGATCCGGGCCGAGCTGGCGGTCGTGGCGGCCGAGGGCATCACGCCCGACGAGCTGGCCCGCGGCAAGGGCATGGTGAAGGGCTCGTACGTCCTGGGCCTGGAGGACACGGGCTCGCGGATGAGCCGCCTGGCCAAGTCCGAGCTGCTGCACGGCGACCTGCTGGGTGTCGACGAGCTGCTGGCCGAGGTCGACGCGGTAACCCTCGACGAGGTCAACGTGTTGGCCGCCGAACTCCTGTCGAAGCCGATGTCGCTCGCGGTCGTTGGACCCTTCGACGAGAACGCGTTTTCCACCCCCGTCTAA
- a CDS encoding polyribonucleotide nucleotidyltransferase, giving the protein MSEQKALGTETRTAVIDNGSFGTREITFSTGRLARQAAGSVIVQLGETTVLSATTAGKQPKEHFDFFPLTVDVEERMYAVGRIPGSFFRREGRPSEDAILTCRLIDRPLRPSFTKGLRNEVQVVETVLALDPEHPYDVVAMNGASMSTKLSGLPFSGPVGSTRVAHIDGQWVNFPTLEELARATFDMIVAGRTLPDGEVAIMMVEAEATPQALTLIAAGAPKPTEEVVASGLEAAKPAIRELCRAQSELAEVAAKPVLEYPVFLDYQDDVYAAVSDAARGELAEALKIAGKADREEALDRVKAKMVETVGPQFEGREKEVSAAFRSVTKSEVRNRVLREQVRMDGRGPRDIRPLIAEVGVLPRVHGSALFERGETQILGVTTLNMLRLEQSLDTLSPDKHKRYMHNYNFPPYSTGETGRVGSPKRREIGHGALAERALVPVLPTREEFPYAIRQVSEALGSNGSTSMGSVCASTLALLSAGVPLKAPVAGIAMGLISDEVDGKTQYVTLTDILGAEDAFGDMDFKVAGTPEFVTALQLDTKLDGIPSDVLAAALQQAHDARTTILGVMDAAINSPAEMSEYAPRVTSVKIPVDKIGMVIGPKGQTINAIQDETGADISIEDDGTIYVGATNGPAAEAAVERINAIANPTMPKAGDKFLGTVVKTAAFGAFISLLPGRDGLLHISKVGDGKRVDKVEDFLNVGDKVEVSIADIDNRGKIYLDKVRPEGEEAPAAAEGAPAAAAGADNGGRPPREDRGPRGEGGGEPRRRRQRPSGDRN; this is encoded by the coding sequence ATGTCTGAGCAGAAAGCTCTCGGCACCGAAACTCGCACCGCCGTCATCGACAACGGGTCGTTCGGCACCCGCGAGATCACTTTCTCCACCGGCCGGCTGGCCCGCCAGGCCGCCGGTTCGGTCATCGTCCAGCTGGGCGAGACCACCGTTCTCTCCGCCACCACCGCCGGCAAGCAGCCGAAGGAGCACTTCGACTTCTTCCCGCTGACGGTCGACGTCGAGGAGCGGATGTACGCCGTGGGCCGCATCCCCGGCTCGTTCTTCCGGCGTGAGGGCCGTCCCAGCGAGGACGCCATCCTCACCTGCCGCCTGATCGACCGGCCGCTGCGCCCGTCGTTCACCAAGGGCCTGCGCAACGAGGTCCAGGTCGTCGAGACCGTCCTCGCGCTCGACCCGGAGCACCCGTACGACGTCGTCGCCATGAACGGCGCCTCGATGTCGACGAAGCTGTCCGGCCTGCCCTTCAGCGGCCCGGTCGGCTCGACCCGCGTCGCGCACATCGACGGCCAGTGGGTCAACTTCCCCACGCTGGAGGAGCTGGCCCGCGCCACCTTCGACATGATCGTCGCCGGCCGTACGCTGCCGGACGGCGAGGTCGCGATCATGATGGTCGAGGCCGAGGCCACTCCGCAGGCGCTGACCCTGATCGCTGCCGGCGCGCCGAAGCCGACCGAGGAGGTCGTCGCCAGCGGGCTGGAGGCCGCCAAGCCGGCCATCCGCGAGCTGTGCCGCGCGCAGAGCGAGCTGGCCGAGGTCGCCGCGAAGCCGGTCCTCGAATACCCCGTCTTCCTGGACTACCAGGACGACGTCTACGCCGCTGTCTCCGACGCCGCCCGCGGTGAGCTCGCCGAGGCGCTGAAGATCGCCGGCAAGGCCGACCGCGAAGAGGCTCTGGACCGCGTCAAGGCCAAGATGGTCGAGACCGTCGGCCCGCAGTTCGAGGGTCGTGAGAAGGAAGTCAGCGCGGCGTTCCGCTCGGTCACCAAGTCCGAGGTCCGCAACCGCGTCCTGCGCGAGCAGGTCCGCATGGACGGCCGCGGCCCGCGTGACATCCGCCCGCTGATCGCCGAGGTCGGCGTGCTGCCCCGGGTCCACGGTTCGGCGCTGTTCGAGCGGGGCGAGACCCAGATCCTGGGTGTCACCACGCTCAACATGCTCCGGCTCGAGCAGTCCCTGGACACGCTCTCGCCCGACAAGCACAAGCGCTACATGCACAACTACAACTTCCCGCCGTACTCGACCGGTGAGACCGGCCGGGTCGGTTCGCCGAAGCGCCGCGAGATCGGTCACGGCGCGCTGGCCGAGCGGGCCCTCGTTCCCGTGCTGCCGACGCGCGAGGAGTTCCCGTACGCCATCCGTCAGGTCTCCGAGGCCCTCGGCTCCAACGGCTCCACCTCGATGGGTTCGGTCTGCGCCTCGACGCTGGCCCTGCTCAGCGCCGGTGTGCCGCTGAAGGCGCCGGTCGCCGGCATCGCCATGGGCCTCATCTCCGACGAGGTCGACGGCAAGACCCAGTACGTGACGCTGACCGACATCCTCGGTGCCGAGGATGCGTTCGGTGACATGGACTTCAAGGTCGCCGGTACGCCGGAGTTCGTCACGGCGCTGCAGCTCGACACCAAGCTCGACGGCATCCCGTCGGACGTGCTCGCGGCCGCTCTGCAGCAGGCGCACGACGCCCGCACGACGATCCTCGGTGTCATGGACGCGGCCATCAACAGCCCGGCCGAGATGTCCGAGTACGCCCCGCGCGTCACCAGCGTGAAGATCCCGGTCGACAAGATCGGCATGGTCATCGGCCCGAAGGGCCAGACGATCAACGCGATCCAGGACGAGACCGGCGCCGACATCTCGATCGAGGACGACGGCACGATCTACGTCGGTGCGACCAACGGCCCGGCGGCCGAGGCCGCGGTGGAGCGGATCAACGCCATCGCGAACCCGACGATGCCGAAGGCCGGCGACAAGTTCCTCGGCACCGTGGTCAAGACGGCCGCGTTCGGCGCGTTCATCTCGCTGCTGCCCGGCCGTGACGGCCTGCTCCACATCTCCAAGGTGGGCGACGGCAAGCGCGTCGACAAGGTCGAGGACTTCCTCAACGTCGGCGACAAGGTCGAGGTCTCGATCGCGGACATCGACAACCGCGGCAAGATCTACCTCGACAAGGTCCGCCCCGAGGGTGAGGAAGCTCCGGCTGCCGCCGAGGGTGCCCCCGCCGCTGCTGCGGGTGCGGACAACGGCGGACGCCCGCCGCGCGAGGACCGTGGCCCGCGTGGTGAGGGTGGTGGCGAGCCCCGCCGCCGTCGCCAGCGTCCCAGCGGCGACCGCAACTGA
- the rpsO gene encoding 30S ribosomal protein S15, with the protein MALDQETKTKIMTEYATLEGDTGSPEVQVAMLTKRIADLTEHLKVHKHDHHSRRGLLLLVGRRRRLLNYVQKKDIARYRTLIERLGLRR; encoded by the coding sequence ATGGCGCTCGACCAAGAGACCAAGACCAAGATCATGACCGAGTACGCGACCCTCGAGGGCGACACGGGTTCGCCCGAGGTCCAGGTCGCGATGCTCACCAAGCGGATCGCCGACCTGACCGAGCACCTGAAGGTGCACAAGCACGACCACCACAGCCGTCGTGGTCTGCTGCTGCTGGTCGGCCGTCGCCGCCGCCTGCTGAACTACGTCCAGAAGAAGGACATCGCGCGCTACCGGACGCTGATCGAGCGTCTCGGCCTGCGCCGCTGA